Proteins encoded in a region of the Enoplosus armatus isolate fEnoArm2 chromosome 16, fEnoArm2.hap1, whole genome shotgun sequence genome:
- the ago3b gene encoding protein argonaute-3 isoform X2, whose translation MEIGTTGAAEAQALFSLPRRPGYGTIGKPIKLLANCFQVEIPKIDVYLYEVDIKPEKCPRRVNREVVDSMVQHFKVTIFGDVLPVYDGKKSLYTANPLPVATGGVDLDVTLPGDGGKDRPFKVSIKFVSLVSWHMLHEVLTGRAVSEPVDLDKPISTNPVHAVDVVLRHLPSMKYTPVGRSFFSSPEGYDHPLGGGREVWFGFHQSVRPAMWKMMLNIDVSATAFYKAQPVIQFMCEVLDIHNIDEQPRPLPDSHRVKFTKEIKGLKVEVTHCGTMRRKYRVCNVTRRPASLQTFPLQLESGQTVERTVAQYFREKYNLQLKYPHLPCLQVGQEQKHTYLPLEVCNIVAGQRCIKKLTDNQTSTMIKATARSAPDRQEEISRLVRSANYEADPFVQEFQFRVRDEMAQVTGRVLPAPMLQYGGRNRTVATPSHGVWDMRGKQFHTGVEIKMWAIACFATQRQCREEILKSFTDQLRKISKDAGMPIQGQPCFCKYAQGADSVEPMFRHLKNTYGGLQLIIVILPGKTPVYAEVKRVGDTLLGMATQCVQVKNVVKTSPQTLSNLCLKINVKLGGINNILVPHQRPSVFQQPVIFLGADVTHPPAGDGKKPSIAAVVGSMDAHPSRYCATVRVQRPRQEVIQDLASMVRELLIQFYKSTRYKPTRIIFYRDGVSEGQFRQVLYYELLAIREACISLEKDYQPGITYIVVQKRHHTRLFCADRNERVGRSGNIPAGTTVDTDITHPYEFDFYLCSHAGIQGTSRPSHYHVLWDDNCFTGDEFQLLTYQLCHTYVRCTRSVSIPAPAYYAHLVAFRARYHLVDKEHDSAEGSHVSGQSNGRDPQALAKAVQIHHDTLRTMYFA comes from the exons AAGATCGACGTCTATCTGTACGAGGTGGACATCAAGCCTGAAAAATGTCCTCGCCGGGTCAACAG GGAGGTGGTTGACTCCATGGTTCAGCATTTCAAGGTGACCATCTTTGGCGACGTTCTGCCAGTTTACGATGGGAAGAAAAGCCTCTACACTGCTAACCCACTTCCTGTCGCCACTGGTGGG GTGGATCTGGATGTCACCCTACCAGGTGACGGTGGGAAGGACCGCCCATTTAAGGTCTCCATTAAGTTTGTGTCGTTGGTCAGCTGGCACATGCTGCATGAAGTCTTGACGGGACGCGCTGTGTCCGAGCCGGTGGACCTGGACAAACCGATCAGCACCAACCCTGTTCACGCTGTGGACGTCGTCCTTCGACACCTGCCCTCCATGAA GTACACGCCTGTCGGACgatccttcttctcctccccagAGGGCTATGACCACCCGctgggtggaggaagagaggttTGGTTTGGCTTCCATCAGTCAGTACGGCCAGCCATGTGGAAAATGATGCTCAACATTGATG TGTCAGCCACAGCTTTTTATAAAGCCCAGCCAGTCATCCAGTTCATGTGTGAGGTCCTGGATATTCACAACATTGACGAGCAGCCCCGCCCTCTCCCAGACTCCCACAGGGTCAAGTTCACCAAAGAGATCAAAG GTCTTAAAGTGGAAGTGACACACTGTGGAACCATGCGTAGGAAGTACAGAGTCTGCAATGTAACACGACGCCCTGCCAGCCTCCAGAC ATTTCCGTTGCAGCTTGAGAGTGGTCAGACAGTTGAGCGCACAGTGGCGCAGTACTTCAGAGAGAAGTACAACCTGCAGCTGAAGTACCCCCACCTGCCTTGTCTGCAAGTGGGCcaggaacagaaacacacctACCTGCCCCTGGAG GTGTGCAACATTGTAGCTGGCCAGCGCTGCATTAAAAAACTAACAGACAACCAGACGTCAACCATGATCAAAGCAACAGCCCGCTCTGCACCCGACCGGCAGGAGGAGATCAGCAGGCTG gtGAGGAGTGCAAATTACGAGGCCGACCCGTTCGTCCAGGAGTTTCAGTTCCGCGTGCGAGATGAGATGGCTCAGGTCACGGGCCGCGTCCTGCCGGCCCCCATGCTGCAATATGGCGGCAGG AACCGCACGGTGGCCACACCCAGCCACGGGGTGTGGGACATGAGGGGGAAGCAGTTTCACACCGGAGTAGAGATCAAGATGTGGGCCATAGCCTGCTTCGCCACCCAGAGGCAGTGCCGAGAAGAGATCCTTAA GAGCTTCACTGACCAGCTGCGTAAAATCTCAAAGGATGCTGGGATGCCAATCCAAGGCCAGCCATGTTTCTGTAAATACGCCCAGGGAGCTGACAGCGTGGAGCCCATGTTCAGACACCTGAAGAACACCTACGGAGGGCTGCAGCTCATCATCGTGATCCTGCCTGGGAAAACACCTGTCTATG CTGAGGTGAAGCGGGTGGGTGACACCCTCCTTGGCATGGCCACtcagtgtgtgcaggtgaagAACGTAGTGAAGACGTCCCCTCAGACCCTCTCAAACCTCTGCCTCAAGATCAACGTCAAACTGGGAGGAATCAACAACATCCTGGTTCCACACCAACG ACCCTCTGTGTTCCAGCAGCCCGTCATCTTCCTCGGGGCTGATGTCACTCATCCTCCAGCAGGAGATGGGAAAAAGCCATCTATTGCGGCG GTGGTTGGCAGCATGGACGCTCACCCCAGCAGGTACTGTGCTACAGTGCGGGTCCAGAGGCCCAGACAGGAGGTTATCCAGGACTTGGCCTCCATGGTGCGCGAGCTCTTGATCCAGTTCTACAAATCGACACGCTACAAGCCAACCAGGATCATCTTCTACAGGGACGGAGTGTCAGAGGGGCAGTTCAGACAG gTGCTGTACTATGAGCTGCTGGCTATCAGGGAGGCTTGCATCAGTCTCGAGAAGGATTACCAGCCGGGGATTACTTACATCGTCGTACAGAAACGGCATCACACACGTCTCTTCTGTGCAGATCGCAACGAGCGG GTTGGACGAAGTGGAAACATTCCTGCCGGCACCACAGTGGACACAGACATCACCCACCCCTACGAGTTTGACTTTTACCTCTGCAGTCACGCTGGAATCCAG GGTACGAGCCGGCCCTCCCACTACCACGTTCTGTGGGACGACAACTGTTTCACCGGCGACGAGTTCCAGCTCCTCACCTACCAGCTGTGCCACACCTACGTCCGCTGCACGCGCTCCGTCTCCATCCCTGCACCGGCTTACTACGCCCACCTGGTGGCCTTCCGCGCCCGCTACCACCTGGTTGACAAAGAGCACGACAG TGCGGAGGGCAGCCACGTCTCAGGGCAGAGTAACGGCAGGGACCCCCAGGCACTGGCCAAGGCTGTTCAGATCCACCACGACACACTGAGGACCATGTATTTTGCCTGA
- the ago3b gene encoding protein argonaute-3 isoform X1: MEIGTTGAAEAQALFSLPRRPGYGTIGKPIKLLANCFQVEIPKIDVYLYEVDIKPEKCPRRVNREVVDSMVQHFKVTIFGDVLPVYDGKKSLYTANPLPVATGGVDLDVTLPGDGGKDRPFKVSIKFVSLVSWHMLHEVLTGRAVSEPVDLDKPISTNPVHAVDVVLRHLPSMKYTPVGRSFFSSPEGYDHPLGGGREVWFGFHQSVRPAMWKMMLNIDVSATAFYKAQPVIQFMCEVLDIHNIDEQPRPLPDSHRVKFTKEIKGLKVEVTHCGTMRRKYRVCNVTRRPASLQTFPLQLESGQTVERTVAQYFREKYNLQLKYPHLPCLQVGQEQKHTYLPLEVCNIVAGQRCIKKLTDNQTSTMIKATARSAPDRQEEISRLVRSANYEADPFVQEFQFRVRDEMAQVTGRVLPAPMLQYGGRVSSEPFMNRTVATPSHGVWDMRGKQFHTGVEIKMWAIACFATQRQCREEILKSFTDQLRKISKDAGMPIQGQPCFCKYAQGADSVEPMFRHLKNTYGGLQLIIVILPGKTPVYAEVKRVGDTLLGMATQCVQVKNVVKTSPQTLSNLCLKINVKLGGINNILVPHQRPSVFQQPVIFLGADVTHPPAGDGKKPSIAAVVGSMDAHPSRYCATVRVQRPRQEVIQDLASMVRELLIQFYKSTRYKPTRIIFYRDGVSEGQFRQVLYYELLAIREACISLEKDYQPGITYIVVQKRHHTRLFCADRNERVGRSGNIPAGTTVDTDITHPYEFDFYLCSHAGIQGTSRPSHYHVLWDDNCFTGDEFQLLTYQLCHTYVRCTRSVSIPAPAYYAHLVAFRARYHLVDKEHDSAEGSHVSGQSNGRDPQALAKAVQIHHDTLRTMYFA; this comes from the exons AAGATCGACGTCTATCTGTACGAGGTGGACATCAAGCCTGAAAAATGTCCTCGCCGGGTCAACAG GGAGGTGGTTGACTCCATGGTTCAGCATTTCAAGGTGACCATCTTTGGCGACGTTCTGCCAGTTTACGATGGGAAGAAAAGCCTCTACACTGCTAACCCACTTCCTGTCGCCACTGGTGGG GTGGATCTGGATGTCACCCTACCAGGTGACGGTGGGAAGGACCGCCCATTTAAGGTCTCCATTAAGTTTGTGTCGTTGGTCAGCTGGCACATGCTGCATGAAGTCTTGACGGGACGCGCTGTGTCCGAGCCGGTGGACCTGGACAAACCGATCAGCACCAACCCTGTTCACGCTGTGGACGTCGTCCTTCGACACCTGCCCTCCATGAA GTACACGCCTGTCGGACgatccttcttctcctccccagAGGGCTATGACCACCCGctgggtggaggaagagaggttTGGTTTGGCTTCCATCAGTCAGTACGGCCAGCCATGTGGAAAATGATGCTCAACATTGATG TGTCAGCCACAGCTTTTTATAAAGCCCAGCCAGTCATCCAGTTCATGTGTGAGGTCCTGGATATTCACAACATTGACGAGCAGCCCCGCCCTCTCCCAGACTCCCACAGGGTCAAGTTCACCAAAGAGATCAAAG GTCTTAAAGTGGAAGTGACACACTGTGGAACCATGCGTAGGAAGTACAGAGTCTGCAATGTAACACGACGCCCTGCCAGCCTCCAGAC ATTTCCGTTGCAGCTTGAGAGTGGTCAGACAGTTGAGCGCACAGTGGCGCAGTACTTCAGAGAGAAGTACAACCTGCAGCTGAAGTACCCCCACCTGCCTTGTCTGCAAGTGGGCcaggaacagaaacacacctACCTGCCCCTGGAG GTGTGCAACATTGTAGCTGGCCAGCGCTGCATTAAAAAACTAACAGACAACCAGACGTCAACCATGATCAAAGCAACAGCCCGCTCTGCACCCGACCGGCAGGAGGAGATCAGCAGGCTG gtGAGGAGTGCAAATTACGAGGCCGACCCGTTCGTCCAGGAGTTTCAGTTCCGCGTGCGAGATGAGATGGCTCAGGTCACGGGCCGCGTCCTGCCGGCCCCCATGCTGCAATATGGCGGCAGGGTGAGCTCTGAACCCTTTATG AACCGCACGGTGGCCACACCCAGCCACGGGGTGTGGGACATGAGGGGGAAGCAGTTTCACACCGGAGTAGAGATCAAGATGTGGGCCATAGCCTGCTTCGCCACCCAGAGGCAGTGCCGAGAAGAGATCCTTAA GAGCTTCACTGACCAGCTGCGTAAAATCTCAAAGGATGCTGGGATGCCAATCCAAGGCCAGCCATGTTTCTGTAAATACGCCCAGGGAGCTGACAGCGTGGAGCCCATGTTCAGACACCTGAAGAACACCTACGGAGGGCTGCAGCTCATCATCGTGATCCTGCCTGGGAAAACACCTGTCTATG CTGAGGTGAAGCGGGTGGGTGACACCCTCCTTGGCATGGCCACtcagtgtgtgcaggtgaagAACGTAGTGAAGACGTCCCCTCAGACCCTCTCAAACCTCTGCCTCAAGATCAACGTCAAACTGGGAGGAATCAACAACATCCTGGTTCCACACCAACG ACCCTCTGTGTTCCAGCAGCCCGTCATCTTCCTCGGGGCTGATGTCACTCATCCTCCAGCAGGAGATGGGAAAAAGCCATCTATTGCGGCG GTGGTTGGCAGCATGGACGCTCACCCCAGCAGGTACTGTGCTACAGTGCGGGTCCAGAGGCCCAGACAGGAGGTTATCCAGGACTTGGCCTCCATGGTGCGCGAGCTCTTGATCCAGTTCTACAAATCGACACGCTACAAGCCAACCAGGATCATCTTCTACAGGGACGGAGTGTCAGAGGGGCAGTTCAGACAG gTGCTGTACTATGAGCTGCTGGCTATCAGGGAGGCTTGCATCAGTCTCGAGAAGGATTACCAGCCGGGGATTACTTACATCGTCGTACAGAAACGGCATCACACACGTCTCTTCTGTGCAGATCGCAACGAGCGG GTTGGACGAAGTGGAAACATTCCTGCCGGCACCACAGTGGACACAGACATCACCCACCCCTACGAGTTTGACTTTTACCTCTGCAGTCACGCTGGAATCCAG GGTACGAGCCGGCCCTCCCACTACCACGTTCTGTGGGACGACAACTGTTTCACCGGCGACGAGTTCCAGCTCCTCACCTACCAGCTGTGCCACACCTACGTCCGCTGCACGCGCTCCGTCTCCATCCCTGCACCGGCTTACTACGCCCACCTGGTGGCCTTCCGCGCCCGCTACCACCTGGTTGACAAAGAGCACGACAG TGCGGAGGGCAGCCACGTCTCAGGGCAGAGTAACGGCAGGGACCCCCAGGCACTGGCCAAGGCTGTTCAGATCCACCACGACACACTGAGGACCATGTATTTTGCCTGA